A region from the Vicia villosa cultivar HV-30 ecotype Madison, WI linkage group LG3, Vvil1.0, whole genome shotgun sequence genome encodes:
- the LOC131660063 gene encoding uncharacterized protein LOC131660063, with product MEWVVGGKFKIGRKIGSGSFGEIFIASDMDNSEIVAVKMEKKNARHPQLLQEAKLYSILQGESGIPNMKWCGTDGDHNVLVMDLLGRSLEDLFVFCGSKLSLKTVLMLADQMLSRIEYVHSRGFLHRDIKPDNFLMGIRRKSSQVYIIDFGLAKRYRDPKTKQHIAYREKKNLTGTARYASCNTHLGIEQSRRDDLESIGYVLMYFLRGSLPWQGLKAVTKEEKYDKIREKKLSTPIETLCESYPVEFASYFHYCRSLTFDQDPDYGFLKRLFRDLFTCEGYEYDNLFDWTILRNQQVQQTRRPNQSSPSDAVPSAVPSSLEPLAVEKRVEKQTGITNSPQFTVTKMLPNLDRPNVRVHPKPSNVKKLNAKNHTEKHNVNNGPSTSSPLQKSTTRNISKPEKSTLTSNIGRVLGSNPHVSSSWIPSLRRVSSTK from the exons ATGGAGTGGGTTGTCGGCGGCAAGTTTAAGATTGGTCGCAAAATCGGAAGCGGTTCGTTTGGTGAAATTTTCATCG CTTCGGATATGGATAACTCTGAGATCGTTGCCGTCAAAATG GAAAAGAAGAATGCAAGGCATCCGCAACTATTGCAGGAGGCCAAATTATACAGTATTCTTCAAGGAGAAA GTGGTATTCCGAATATGAAATGGTGTGGTACTGATGGAGACCATAATGTTTTGGTAATGGATCTTCTGGGACGTAGTCTGGAAGACCTTTTTGTCTTCTGTGGGAGCAAGCTTTCTTTAAAAACAGTTTTGATGTTGGCCGACCAGATG CTTTCGAGAATAGAATATGTGCATTCCAGGGGATTTTTACATAGAGACATCAAACCAGATAACTTCCTAATGGGTATTAGGAGAAAATCAAGTCAG GTTTATATTATTGATTTCGGACTAGCGAAAAGATATCGGGACCCCAAAACAAAACAGCATATTGCTTACAG AGAGAAGAAAAACTTAACAGGGACTGCACGATATGCAAGTTGCAATACTCACTTAGGAATTG AGCAAAGTCGTCGTGATGATTTGGAGTCTATTGGCTATGTTCTTATGTACTTCTTAAGAGGAAG CCTTCCTTGGCAGGGATTGAAAGCTGTCACCAAAGAGGAAAAATATGACAAGATTCGGGAAAAGAAGTTATCAACTCCCATTGAG ACGCTTTGCGAATCATATCCCGTGGAGTTCGCTTCTTACTTCCATTATTGTCGCTCTTTGACATTTGATCAAGATCCAGATTATGGATTCTTAAAGCGTCTGTTTCGTGATTTGTTCACTTGTGAAG GATATGAGTATGACAATTTATTCGACTGGACCATCCTAAGAAATCAGCAGGTGCAACAGACAAGGAGACCGAATCAATCATCT CCTTCAGATGCTGTGCCTAGTGCTGTTCCTAGCAGTCTAGAACCATTGGCTGTTGAAAAGCGTGTGGAAAAACAAACAG GAATCACTAACTCTCCTCAATTTACTGTAACAAAAATGCTACCTAATCTTGATCGCCCGAATGTGCGTGTGCATCCTAAGCCATCCAATGTTAAGAAACTGAATGCCAAGAATCACACTGAAAAACAT AATGTGAACAATGGTCCATCCACTTCATCTCCCTTGCAAAAGTCAACTACACGAAATATATCCAAGCCTGAAAAGTCCACATTAACCTCAAACATAGGGCGTGTACTTGGTAGTAACCCCCATGTTTCAAGCAGCTGGATACCTTCATTACGACGGGTTTCTTCAACCAAATAA